From Penicillium psychrofluorescens genome assembly, chromosome: 6, one genomic window encodes:
- a CDS encoding uncharacterized protein (ID:PFLUO_009174-T1.cds;~source:funannotate), with the protein MASHSPQPAAPGHATVSPDAKPPTSVSIQGFRISTQKLPILKAEPIEEMTKKLGIAPPEMIFGDNFVAIEREKGDWGIQFNAFDALDLVDKTGQSMLQVAYSTEWQKSREKTHEGIKEVVKPFDWSYSTDYKGTLHPNARPFEETTKPIPIELLKRPDPILFFDEVVLYEDELADNGIAMLSCKIRVMPGRLLLLSRFFMRLDNVLIRLRDTRVYVDFESHEVIREYQAKEGEYEKIRQTLAATREDVPAFMRDPNRLSEVLPVVDKRSERVSLDG; encoded by the exons ATGGCCTCCCATTCCCCTCAACCCGCTGCCCCCGGGCATGCGACCGTGTCGCCAGATGCGAAACCTCccacctccgtctccatccaGGGCTTCCGCATCTCGACACAGAAGCTACCTATTCTCAAGGCTGAGCCAATTGAGGAGATGACCAAGAAGCTGGGCATTGCGCCCCCCGAGATGATCTTCGGAGACAATTTTGTGGCGATTGAGCGGGAAAAGGGGGATTGGGGCATTCAATTCAACGCATTCGACGCGCTAGACCTGGTGGACAAGACGGGACAGTCCATGCTTCAGGTGGCCTATTCGACAGAGTGGCAGAAAAGCAG AGAGAAAACCCACGAGGGCATCAAAGAGGTGGTGAAGCCGTTCGACTGGTCCTACAGCACCGACTACAAAGGCACCCTCCATCCGAATGCCCGCCCATTCGAAGAAACAACCAAACCGATCCCTATTGAACTCCTCAAGCGTCCTGATCCAATTCTATTCTTTGACGAAGTTGTTCTTTACGAGGACGAGCTCGCCGACAATGGGATTGCCATGCTCTCATGCAAGATTCGCGTGATGCCGGGTCGGCTACTTCTGCTATCGCGGTTCTTCATGCGCCTTGATAACGTCCTGATTCGACTTCGAGACACAAGGGTCTATGTGGACTTTGAGAGTCACGAGGTGATCCGGGAATaccaggccaaggagggcgaATATGAGAAAATTCGACAG ACTCTGGCAGCGACCAGGGAGGATGTTCCGGCGTTTATGCGAGACCCCAACCGGTTGTCCGAGGTTCTGCCTGTCGTGGACAAACGCTCGGAGAGGGTTTCTCTCGATGGCTGA
- a CDS encoding uncharacterized protein (ID:PFLUO_009170-T1.cds;~source:funannotate) → MSPSPEKEDLLMSSASELSGGKKKRSNSEAAEYPRRRATIACQICRLRKTRCNGARPKCQLCTDLDSDCVYREPGIKLDAGDKLILEHLTRIEGLLHSSLAGHDLPPSQLALASTSPTTSNDSNIGSDDPFARPSSAVHVSSRIPVSAGLGGWANPPPPMSISTMPKMHTTPALNLLQWPLIRDLVSGPYDPQNLLQLEMAREPLRMTPSSGFDLANATTYVHAFFTHANVWYACVNPYTWNRCYQMALAHGFQDGPVSCLVLLILALGSASHHGSISFVAPDREPPGLPYFAAAWNLLPSVMMRNTVIAAQCMVLASAYLFCLVRPLEAWMLLSNVSMKLQLLFGDSPNRVPVHWRELSVRVYWNALLFESDLLAELDLPHSGIVHFEETFDLPGGFEEEDDEDEEERGHEIVEKPAGGDDLWYFLAEIALRRLLNRVSHLIYQKGSTHTLSGLGPIVSELDFQLSQWYDSLPKPIQFPLTQVPISNPVQTVLRLRYNACRTIIYRPYILAVLENEEAGNDQGVRECCRRCLDATLRQLEHITRHREGHLPYLWQGALSMVSQSLLIMGATMSPTLSTLLPPGEKVDAIISSVVSEVERYAHLAPSLKLSAEIIRDAERRRQICLRSASIQI, encoded by the coding sequence ATGTCTCCGTCACCGGAGAAAGAGGACCTCTTGATGAGTTCCGCCAGCGAACTGTCCGGCGGGAAAAAAAAGCGCTCAAATTCAGAGGCAGCCGAATATCCCCGACGACGAGCAACCATTGCATGTCAAATATGTCGACTACGAAAGACACGATGCAACGGAGCCCGACCCAAGTGTCAGCTCTGCACCGACCTCGACTCCGACTGCGTCTATCGTGAGCCTGGGATCAAGCTCGATGCCGGAGACAAACTGATCCTCGAGCATTTAACCCGCATTGAAGGCCTGCTGCATTCCAGTCTAGCAGGACATGaccttcctccttctcagTTGGCGCTGGCGTCAACCTCTCCAACCACGAGTAATGACTCCAACATCGGTAGCGATGATCCGTTCGccaggccatccagcgcAGTCCATGTATCTAGCAGAATTCCCGTCTCCGCGGGCCTTGGAGGCTGGGCGAACCCGCCTCCCCCCATGAGCATTTCGACGATGCCCAAGATGCACACCACCCCAGCCCTGAATCTGCTGCAGTGGCCCCTGATCCGGGATCTGGTTTCGGGGCCTTACGACCCGCAGAATCTACTGCAGTTGGAAATGGCTCGCGAGCCATTGCGAATGACCCCGAGCTCGGGGTTTGATCTGGCCAACGCAACTACCTATGTACATGCCTTCTTCACGCACGCGAATGTTTGGTATGCGTGTGTGAATCCATATACTTGGAACAGATGCTACCAGATGGCTCTCGCTCATGGATTCCAGGACGGCCCCGTAAGTTGTCTGGTACTTTTAATACTGGCCCTGGGAAGCGCTAGTCATCATGGGAGTATATCCTTTGTGGCACCAGACCGCGAACCGCCAGGACTTCCATATTTTGCAGCTGCCTGGAACCTCCTACCATCGGTCATGATGCGCAATACGGTGATTGCGGCGCAATGCATGGTCTTGGCCTCTGCCTACTTATTCTGTCTCGTTCGGCCGCTGGAGGCATGGATGTTGTTGTCGAATGTGAGCATGAAATTACAGCTATTGTTCGGCGACAGCCCGAACCGCGTGCCGGTGCACTGGCGAGAGCTCAGCGTGCGCGTGTATTGGAATGCATTACTCTTCGAGAGTGATCTACTCGCAGAGCTGGACCTGCCACACTCTGGTATAGTGCACTTTGAAGAGACGTTCGATCTTCCGGGTGGgttcgaggaggaagacgacgaggacgaggaagaaagaggccATGAGATTGTCGAGAAGCCCGCTGGTGGGGATGATCTCTGGTACTTTCTGGCTGAGATTGCACTGCGTCGACTTCTGAATCGAGTGAGCCACCTCATCTACCAGAAAGGCAGTACCCACACGCTTTCTGGCCTGGGTCCCATCGTCTCTGAGCTGGATTTTCAACTGTCCCAGTGGTACGATAGCCTGCCTAAGCCTATCCAATTTCCTCTCACGCAAGTACCTATCTCCAACCCCGTTCAGACGGTCCTCAGGCTACGCTACAATGCTTGTCGGACCATTATATACCGCCCTTACATTCTAGCAGTGCTCGAAAATGAAGAGGCTGGAAACGATCAAGGAGTGCGAGAGTGTTGTCGGCGTTGCCTCGATGCTACCTTGCGCCAGCTGGAACATATCACTCGGCATCGTGAAGGCCACCTGCCATACTTATGGCAAGGCGCTCTGTCGATGGTATCACAGTCCCTCCTGATCATGGGGGCAACCATGTCTCCCACCCTCTCGACCTTGCTACCGCCTGGCGAGAAAGTGGACGCGATTATTTCCAGCGTGGTGTCCGAGGTGGAGCGATATGCACACCTGGCGCCGAGCTTGAAATTATCGGCGGAGATCATTCGTGACGCTGAGCGACGGCGGCAGATTTGTCTTCGCTCCGCCAGCATTCAGATATAA
- a CDS encoding uncharacterized protein (ID:PFLUO_009172-T1.cds;~source:funannotate): MATLSTINPPRDPNTLSNYNNWRSTHITANLDIRFDQKLLAGNVVHQFKSITDAQSREIILDTSHLDIGAVKVDGKPSQWELLPQLEPFGTPLKITLEQGVKLNGTVEVEIAVKTTARCTALQWLTPAQTSNKKHPYMFSQCQAIHARSIFPCQDTPDVKSTFDFNITSPLPVIASGLPIRQSSVTSQSGNQLYRFHQSIPIPSYLFALASGDVAEAPIGPRSVVATSPDELAGCKWELENDTENFITTIEKIVYPYVWGEYNVLILPPSFPYGGMENPIFTFATPSIISKDRENIDVIAHELAHSWSGNLVTNASWEHFWLNEGWTVYLERRILAAIHGEPYRHFSAIIGWKALTDAMEHFGHDHEFTKLVVDLKGKDPDDAFSSIPYEKGFNFLFHLENLVGKQQWDKFIPHYFTVFKTKSLDSYEFKATVLDFFKSDAETSKALNELDWDRWFYAPGLPPKPTFDTSLVDVVYELAQKWKSLPGSSFKPMASDIQDLTANQIVVFLEQVLRFEQPLQPELSKLMGEVYGLTKSENIEVANLYFQVGLKTGDESVIEPTTELLGRIGRMKFVRPLYRNLQKINRPVALATFEKHRDFYHPICRAMVEKDLFGKKDH, encoded by the exons ATGGCCACCCTCAGCACCATCAACCCGCCGCGGGATCCCAACACCCTCAGCAACTACAACAACTGGCGATCCACCCACATCACCGCCAACCTCGATATCCGCTTCgaccagaagctgctggccggCAATGTCGTCCACCAGTTCAAGTCCATCACCGACGCCCAGTCACGCGAAatcatcctcgacaccaGCCATCTCGACATTGGCgccgtcaaggtcgacgGCAAGCCCTCCCAGTGGGAgctgctgccccagctgGAGCCCTTCGGCACGCCCTTGAAGATCACCCTCGAACAGGGTGTGAAGCTGAATGGCAccgtcgaggtcgag ATTGCGGTGAAGACCACCGCTCGCTGCACGGCGCTCCAATGGCTGACGCCGGCGCAAACCTCCAACAAGAAACATCCCTATATGT TCTCGCAATGCCAGGCCATCCACGCGCGGTCCATTTTCCCGTGTCAGGATACCCCGGATGTGAAGAGTACGTTTGACTTCAACATCACCTCGCCCCTGCCGGTGATTGCCAGTGGTCTGCCGATCCGACAGTCCTCGGTGACCTCCCAGTCCGGAAATCAGCTGTACCGATTCCACCAGTCCATCCCGATCCCCAGCTATCTCTTTGCACTGGCCAGCGG TGATGTGGCGGAGGCCCCCATTGGGCCTCGCAGTGTCGTGGCAACCAGCCCCGACGAGCTCGCCGGGTGCAAGTGGGAGCTCGAGAATGACACGGAGAATTTCATCACGACCATCGAGAAGATTGTCTATCCCTATGTCTGGGGCGAGTACAACGTCCTGATTCTGCCTCCGAGTTTCCCGTatggaggaatggagaaTCCCATCTTCACTTTCGCCACTCCCAGCATCATTTCAAAG GACCGAGAAAACATTGATGTCATTGCGCACGAGCTCGCCCACAGCTGGAGCGGCAACCTCGTCACCAATGCCTCTTGGGAGCATTTCTGGCTGAATGAGGGATGGACCGTGTACTTGGAGAGACGGATCCTGGCTGCCATTCATGGCGAGCCGTACCGTCATttctcggccatcatcggATGGAAAGCGCTGACCGACGCCATGGAACACTTTGGACACGATCACGAATTCAccaagctggtggtggatctcaagggcaaggatcCGGACGATGCATTCTCCAGCATTCCCTATGAGAAAGGGTTTAACTTCCTGTTCCACCTCGAGAACCTGGTCGGCAAGCAACAGTGGGACAAGTTCATCCCTCAT TACTTCACCGTCTTCAAGACCAAGTCTCTCGATTCCTATGAGTTCAAAGCGACAGTCCTGGATTTCTTCAAGTCCGATGCCGAAACATCCAAGGCCCTGAACGAGCTGGACTGGGATAGGTGGTTTTACGCTCCCGGCCTGCCCCCCAAGCCGACTTTTGACACCTCACTTGTGGACGTGGTCTACGAACTTGCCCAGAAATGGAAATCTCTCCCCGGCTCGTCTTTCAAGCCCATGGCCAGCGATATCCAGGATCTCACGGCAAACCAGATCGTTGTCTTCCTGGAGCAGGTTCTCCGCTTCGAGCAGCCCCTCCAGCCCGAGCTGTCGAAGTTGATGGGGGAAGTCTACGGACTGACCAAGAGCGAGAATATTGAGGTGGCCAACCTCTACTTCCAAGTCGGCCTGAAGACCGGGGATGAGAGTGTGATTGAGCCGACTacggagctgctgggccggaTCGGAAGAATGAAGTTTGTGCGACCATT GTACCGCAATCTCCAGAAAATCAACCGCCCCGTTGCACTCGCGACGTTTGAGAAGCATCGCGATTTCTACCACCCGATTTGCCGTGCCATGGTCGAGAAAGACCTATTCGGCAAGAAAGACCATTAG
- a CDS encoding uncharacterized protein (ID:PFLUO_009173-T1.cds;~source:funannotate) — MEQNRCLGQRVQEYHNRHIDVDCVRGFRQSRWLQPQSQSVLLSTAAQHPVRYTSRTASNRPAEPFLPTSLSSTPLIRSYSQSPRLARSAEPRPGGAAEIYVAYGMTQKLFEACSSQTDYQIPQISQKGVPVPKTETGEDLGVGESWWFKELGLRPTFSTWSQVTFLHMYLLTVRLRALPSHDSVQTYSRHLIDHFSHNAEHRMDVLHDISSRTIRNKYLKDLFIQWRGVLAAYDEGLVKGDAVLGAAIWRNLWKASPTGPDGQELDWSKVALVVAYMRRVLSQLSQVSEADMVFTLSGKDRGTIFGYSEADRKLVESSR, encoded by the exons ATGGAGCAGAACCGATGTCTTGGGCAGCGGGTGCAGGAATATCACAACCGACATATCGACGTGGACT GCGTGCGAGGGTTTCGCCAGTCGCGATGGCTCCAG CCACAGTCCCAGAGCGTCTTGCTCTCGACCGCCGCCCAACACCCTGTTCGGTATACCAGTCGCACTGCCTCGAATAGACCGGCTGAACCTTTCCTGCCCACCTCATTGAGTTCTACCCCTCTGATTCGATCCTACTCGCAATCGCCGCGTCTGGCGAGAAGTGCCGAGCCACGTCCAGGCGGAGCCGCCGAAATCTACGTCGCATACGGCATGACCCAGAAACTCTTCGAGGCCTGCTCCAGCCAGACCGATTATCAGATTCCGCAGATCTCCCAGAAGGGAGTACCTGTGCCTAAAACCGAGACTGGTGAAGACCTGGGCGTGGGTGAGAGTTGGTGGTTCAAAG AACTCGGTCTGCGGCCAACCTTTTCCACCTGGTCACAAGTGACCTTTCTCCACATGTATCTATTGACCGTCCGGCTTCGCGCGCTTCCCTCCCACGACAGCGTCCAGACTTACTCCCGCCACCTGATCGACCACTTCTCGCATAACGCAGAGCACCGGATGGATGTGCTTCATGACATTAGCAGCCGCACCATCCGGAACAAGTACCTCAAGGATCTATTTATTCAGTGGCGTGGTGTGCTGGCTGCATACGATGAAGGTCTGGTCAAGGGTGACGCGGTGCTGGGTGCCGCTATCTGGCGCAACCTGTGGAAGGCTAGTCCGACGGGACCCGATGGTCAGGAACTGGACTGGTCTAAGGTCGCCTTGGTGGTGGCGTATATGCGGCGGGTTCTGTCGCAACTTTCGCAAGTGAGTGAGGCTGATATGGTCTTTACTCTCAGCGGCAAGGACAGGGGCACTATCTTTGGATACTCGGAGGCAGATCGGAAACTTGTCGAGTCCAGCCGGTGA
- a CDS encoding uncharacterized protein (ID:PFLUO_009169-T1.cds;~source:funannotate) has translation MPRPAPKRTRPLTKGPPPAPSADLTEQTARDNASTNAPNSPERDSTLDPRHQLRSQTPMTKSYDNAIESSPMGERMGTGSRPGTASRPPTRSRGYSSTLSFAGRKGDMSSRVPGTPAFESSVLSNFRRRPRQQSILHMMQAEEGSSDLDDSDFLGGLSPQDESTPLNLARKSMVHKPAESPSQSPPSSSGSRKRKRTTRTAQAREPESESPSAATDTLTATPVQRDQGDDQVSHGSEDTLRPSQFPEVFSQTLAPPASSSPPWSPSARSRTSTAPVATEENANTKSKSKDPVYLSTAALQDRLLPRRRQRRRKHRAADELEVPSDSDKEHDAASGDEDELSYLPSRRPRKPLASTQDQSSKLNRPKTRKSKAKPRAARSAATYSRSIDKENEQLALSSPGSSPLSSPPDSDTEAESEMRATPRFTSAELRAAAKKFAEIDQWKLEFEYVSASEMGD, from the coding sequence ATGCCGCGCCCAGCTCCCAAACGAACTCGGCCATTGACCAAGGgccctcctcctgctccCAGCGCCGATTTGACCGAACAGACAGCCCGCGACAATGCCTCCACGAATGCGCCCAACTCCCCCGAACGGGACTCGACGCTGGACCCCCGGCACCAACTGCGCAGCCAGACCCCCATGACCAAGAGCTACGATAATGCAATTGAGTCGTCACCCATGGGCGAACGAATGGGCACCGGCAGTCGACCCGGCACGGCCAGCCGACCACCGACGCGATCTCGAGGCTACTCATCTACTCTTTCGTTCGCAGGCCGTAAAGGTGACATGAGCTCGCGAGTCCCCGGCACCCCGGCCTTTGAAAGCTCCGTTCTCAGCAACTTCCGGCGACGACCGCGCCAGCAAAGTATCCTTCATATGatgcaggcggaggagggttCGTCTGACTTGGACGACAGCGACTTTCTCGGAGGTCTGAGCCCTCAGGATGAGTCTACGCCGTTGAATCTCGCCCGGAAATCGATGGTCCACAAGCCTGCTGAGTCGCCCTCCCAATCACCTCCGTCATCCAGTGGCTCGCGCAAGCGCAAACGCACGACACGAACAGCACAAGCACGAGAGCCAGAGTCAGAATCACCATCCGCAGCAACGGACACCCTGACTGCTACTCCTGTACAACGCGATCAGGGTGATGATCAGGTCTCCCATGGGTCGGAGGATACACTGCGGCCCTCGCAGTTTCCAGAGGTTTTCAGCCAAACTCTCGCACCACCCGCCAGCAGCAGTCCTCCGTGGAGCCCTTCTGCCCGTTCCCGAACCAGTACTGCGCCAGTGGCCACTGAAGAAAATGCCAacaccaagtccaagtcTAAAGACCCAGTTTATCTATCCACCGCCGCGCTACAGGACCGGCTTCTACCCCGCCGTCGTCAACGTCGGCGCAAGCACCGAGCAGCCGATGAACTTGAGGTTCCAAGCGATAGCGATAAAGAGCACGATGCCGCGTCTGGTGACGAAGATGAATTGAGCTACCTCCCCTCTCGCCGGCCACGCAAGCCTCTGGCCAGTACTCAGGATCAATCGTCCAAGCTCAATCGGCCAAAAACGCGTAAGAGCAAGGCGAAGCCTAGGGCCGCGCGATCAGCAGCTACATACTCGCGTTCTATTGATAAAGAGAACGAGCAGCTGGCTCTTTCCTCACCGGGATCCTCACCTTTATCCTCTCCTCCGGATTCAGACACCGAGGCTGAGTCTGAAATGCGGGCGACGCCTCGGTTCACAAGCGCGGAGTTGCGAGCTGCCGCGAAGAAGTTTGCGGAGATTGACCAGTGGAAACTGGAGTTTGAATACGTGTCTGCGTCGGAGATGGGCGACTAG
- a CDS encoding uncharacterized protein (ID:PFLUO_009171-T1.cds;~source:funannotate), protein MLHHSAVDDELKPFQPRRPSIPDPAPFAAPNRPSSRSSRPSSRNRMVKPPATPAGLGAHTEKVPHLPLDSPAPVSPIKEGLGSVNRWSHSTASSKAPSDYGIHRRGSSKMSISGDRQSPQAVRNVVDYTRNTGNHSPQRGQTDAPMLMLPELGSTAMFAADPTSSPLDPPFTASGYIAQNQSPNKPQTDTGTARPANSVAHTNQGSISLADGEGGPESRHHSQTQKVMLSRALQKANTAVLLDNAANFEGAMEAYNDACNLLQLVMFRSNGGEEEKLKLQEIRDTYMIRITELQRLDIPLPEDDGKALPDRPLSQESYGEFDDHGIIDTQPSSLRSSLNFQDSALDDRERLASGMVPPRRQSSMKNQHPRYREPSMLQESNETTSWLDTIDESGASSPSSANSRASSVYLRRRTSRRLSSDTEAAFDAALDAAVEAAYDEGLEPVMEYQEDESDYIVANARRNIELAKQRVREAEREAEAMNRGRAMRHMQEQRMDSHPPGLDSDYLDEEAEEEERLLEEMTKGYVMDDFEFGLQSKSALPRESGSSNVSGRTWESSVTSNLSAGATLSTLAEDDDDQKKVPNTLPYAPPTSVLPAVPASSDFPGLPPQRVSITRPPMPTNEPPAIPGVRARRLSGHNRDLKINIGSRARTDSTESAMDSFATPLTSRAPPPLPKDDPSDLSRSSTPAFRSNTRNPSIGSFVENASAAANLSRVLSREEEEPELPPVPSSTAPRPMAKIPSAPDSLDRPGSSTKAFRSRNVSVSTPDTAPDSPTTPFSGSFPNLDSQRSALSNSIPIPPTPTGISFTQNGLPTGGLNLFDCDVHSPTTLGCPNSQMPNGPVPLEPCPESYLLRPFWLMRSLYQTIAHPQGGYLSAKLFIPRDVWRVKNVKLKAVEDKVSNCDLLTAALLKLAQVDTYDADAVLEEMQALENVLDQVQNVLTKKLGHEVGVQAAMPLLKQGVAPEESAHVENLPSKTSSTGNKSSSLRSWKRLRSKTSGVGGASAPIASVRESNKDNLTLNSLPMSATPSTHPKRNVTQLELGGPNANYMGALARLFDAVQVLDQIAQQVEDPGLKHSSPTHVGLELSTRHAAEFFGFYVCRFALTDVGMMLDKFIKRGSEWVLI, encoded by the exons ATGCTACACCACTCGGCGGTGGACGATGAACTCAAGCCGTTCCAGCCCCGGCGTCCCTCAATACCAGATCCAGCCCCCTTCGCGGCTCCCAATCGGCCCAGCTCTCGTTCCTCACGACCAAGTTCGCGAAATCGCATGGTGAAACCACCGGCCACTCCAGCGGGCCTCGGCGCACACACAGAAAAGGTCCCGCACTTGCCTTTGGACAGCCCAGCGCCCGTCAGTCCCATCAAAGAGGGACTCGGGAGTGTCAATCGCTGGTCCCACTCCACCGCATCGAGCAAGGCCCCATCGGACTACGGGATTCATCGCCGAGGGAGCTCCAAAATGTCGATATCAGGTGATCGCCAGTCCCCCCAGGCTGTGAGGAATGTGGTGGACTATACTCGAAACACGGGAAACCATAGTCCTCAACGTGGGCAAACGGACGCCCCGATGTTGATGCTTCCCGAGCTTGGTTCAACCGCCATGTTTGCTGCCGACCCgacttcctcgccgctggaTCCCCCATTTACGGCCTCCGGCTATATCGCACAAAATCAATCACCCAACAAACCACAAACGGACACAGGAACAGCCCGCCCCGCCAACAGCGTGGCGCATACCAACCAAGGCTCCATATCTTTAGCCGATGGGGAAGGGGGTCCGGAATCACGGCATCATAGCCAGACCCAAAAGGTCATGCTCTCCAGGGCTCTCCAAAAAGCAAACACCGCAGTTCTGCTGGACAATGCGGCCAATTTTGAAGGCGCCATGGAGGCGTACAACGATGCCTGCAACCTACTTCAATTGGTCATGTTCCGCAGCAATGGtggcgaggaggaaaaaCTGAAGCTGCAGGAGATCCGTGACACATATATGATCCGGATCACCGAGCTTCAGCGCCTGGACATACCCCTcccggaagatgatggcaAGGCTCTTCCCGATCGCCCCCTGAGTCAGGAGTCATATGGTGAATTCGATGACCACGGGATTATCGATACTCAACCAAGCTCTCTCCGCTCCAGTCTGAACTTCCAAGACTCCGCACTGGACGATAGGGAACGATTGGCCTCAGGCATGGTGCCTCCCAGGCGCCAATCGTCAATGAAGAATCAGCATCCACGGTACCGAGAACCGTCCATGCTGCAGGAGTCCAATGAAACAACCTCGTGGCTGGACACGATCGATGAGTCTGGTgcatcttcaccatcgtcaGCCAATTCCAGGGCATCGTCCGTCtatctgcgccgccggaCGAGTCGTCGCCTGAGCAGTGATACCGAGGCTGCATTTGATGCTGCACTGGACGCTGCGGTAGAGGCCGCGTACGACGAAGGCTTAGAGCCGGTCATGGAGTATCAGGAAGATGAAAGTGACTATATCGTGGCCAATGCTCGCAGGAATATCGAGCTGGCGAAGCAAAGGGTTCGGGAGGCGGAACGAGAGGCGGAAGCCATGAATCGTGGCCGTGCAATGCGCCACATGCAAGAACAGAGGATGGATAGCCATCCCCCCGGTTTGGATTCGGATtatctggatgaagaagcggaagaggaggagcgccTCTTGGAGGAGATGACCAAGGGCTATGTGATGGACGACTTCGAATTCGGCCTTCAGTCCAAGTCTGCCCTTCCCCGAGAATCTGGCTCGAGCAACGTGTCGGGAAGAACCTGGGAAAGCTCTGTGACATCCAATCTCAGTGCCGGAGCTACTCTGTCGACTCTTgcggaagatgacgatgaccAGAAGAAAGTGCCCAACACCTTGCCCTATGCTCCACCCACCTCGGTTTTGCCAGCCGTTCCAGCCTCGTCTGATTTCCCTGGCTTGCCACCGCAACGGGTCTCTATCACCCGGCCGCCTATGCCCACCAATGAACCTCCCGCCATTCCCGGGGTACGAGCGCGGAGATTGTCTGGCCACAATAGGGATCTGAAGATTAACATTGGGTCCCGTGCCCGAACGGATTCGACCGAATCAGCAATGGATTCCTTTGCGACACCCTTGACTAGCCGAGCGCCACCACCTCTCCCAAAGGATGATCCCTCAGACTTATCCAGATCGTCTACTCCGGCCTTCCGATCCAACACGCGCAACCCATCGATTGGGTCTTTCGTGGAGAACGCCTCGGCCGCTGCCAATCTGTCTAGGGTGCTCTCgcgagaagaggaggaaccAGAGCTGCCACCAGTGCCATCATCAACCGCCCCGCGGCCCATGGCCAAGATCCCCTCGGCGCCAGACAGCTTAGACAGACCTGGTTCGAGCACCAAGGCCTTCCGCAGTCGGAACGTCTCTGTTTCCACTCCCGACACCGCCCCTGATTCACCAACGACACCATTCAGCGGCTCATTCCCGAACCTGGACAGTCAGAGAAGCGCACTGTCTAACAGTATTCCAATTCCACCTACTCCCACCGGTATTAGCTTCACGCAGAATGGACTACCGACGGGTGGTCTCAACCTCTTTGATTGTGATGTTCACTCACCTACCACTCTGGGCTGTCCGAATTCGCAAATGCCTAATGGTCCTGTTCCGTTGGAGCCGTGCCCGGAGTCATACCTTCTCCGTCCATTCTGGTTGATGCGAAGCTTGTATCAGACGATTGCTCACCCTCAAGGAGGCTACTTGTCAGCCAAACTCTTTATCCCCCGTGATGTCTGGCGAGTGAAAAATGTCAAACTCAAAGCTGTTGAGGATAAGGTGTCCAACTGCGATCTCTTGACTGCCGCGCTACTCAAGTTGGCTCAGGTGGATACATACGATGCGGATGCAGTGCTAGAAGAGATGCAGGCGCTTGAGAATGTTCTCGACCAGGTTCAAAACGTGTTGACCAAGAAACTGGGACATGAGGTCGGTGTACAGGCGGCTATGCCCCTCTTAAAGCAGGGTGTGGCGCCAGAAGAGTCGGCTCATGTGGAGAATCTACCCAGCAAGACCTCCAGTACGGGCAACAAGTCATCATCCCTACGGTCCTGGAAACGGCTACGGTCAAAGACTTCGGGTGTAGGAGGTGCCAGTGCCCCCATAGCAAGCGTCAGGGAAAGCAACAAGGACAACCTGACTCTGAACTCGCTCCCCATGTCCGCGACTCCTTCGACCCATCCGAAGCGCAATGTCACTCAGCTGGAATTGGGAGGGCCCAATGCCAACTACATGGGCGCGTTGGCTCGTCTCTTTGATGCCGTTCAGGTTCTAG ATCAAATCGCCCAGCAGGTTGAAGATCCTGGACTGAAACATTCGTCCCCGACGCATGTCGGTCTGGAGCTCAGCACGCGACATGCCGCCGAGTTTTTTGGTTTCTATGTGTGCCGCTTCGCATTGACTGATGTGGGCATGATGCTCGACAAGTTCATTAAACGGGGCAGTGAATGGGTGCTGATTTAG